A portion of the Pseudomonadota bacterium genome contains these proteins:
- a CDS encoding antitoxin, which translates to MKSITIHGLEDPLDSIIRQRAKSNKTSLNKTIKQLLAEALGLKPELNENHREDFLDLFGVWSKADMIEFTNNIKDFERIDPEDWA; encoded by the coding sequence ATGAAATCAATAACTATTCATGGACTCGAAGACCCTCTCGACTCGATAATTCGACAAAGGGCTAAAAGTAATAAAACGAGTTTAAACAAAACCATAAAGCAACTTCTTGCAGAGGCTCTTGGTCTTAAACCAGAATTGAACGAAAATCACAGAGAGGATTTTCTTGATCTTTTTGGAGTATGGTCAAAAGCCGATATGATTGAATTCACCAACAATATTAAGGATTTTGAAAGAATTGATCCGGAAG